A single region of the Pararge aegeria chromosome 18, ilParAegt1.1, whole genome shotgun sequence genome encodes:
- the LOC120631766 gene encoding uncharacterized protein LOC120631766 — protein sequence MPRAKLTKLTTFAILLSSSYAGILHGNSHPELSHGIGAESAVGLSAPSSIGSSSYEPSSFPVGSLPSASYSGHGASYSGHGASYSGHGASYSGQGLISGGFSSGSLSSNVGLGFGGQAPPPGLRAPVINEIHGLANSNGAPIQYRVRDEPYQVLREVTHRVPQPVPVPVPQAVRVPYPQPYPVQVPVVRQVPVPVVKIQHVKVDRPVPYPVEKIVKVPFEKVVEVPVDHPVPVERIVEIPVVKLIKVPVPIVKNYPVPVVKTLHHKAVSHGHGWSKGYGHGSSHGHGHGHGLSLW from the exons ACTAAATTGACGACGTTTGCCATCCTATTGAGTAGCAGCTATGCTGGAATTTTGCACGGAAACAGCCACCCTGAATTAAGCCACGGCATTGGAGCGGAGTCAGCCGTTGGCCTCTCCGCACCTAGTTCCATTGGATCTTCAAGTTACGAACCAAGCTCGTTCCCAGTTGGATCTCTACCATCTGCTTCGTATTCCGGACACGGTGCCTCGTATTCCGGACACGGTGCTTCGTATTCCGGACACGGTGCTTCGTATTCCGGACAAGGGCTCATCAGTGGGGGTTTCTCATCAGGAAGTTTAAGCTCCAATGTCG GACTCGGATTCGGGGGTCAAGCTCCTCCCCCAGGACTCAGGGCACCAGTAATTAACGAAATTCACGGCCTCGCCAACAGCAACGGTGCCCCAATTCAGTACCGTGTGCGTGACGAGCCTTACCAAGTTCTTCGTGAGGTGACCCACCGAGTTCCCCAGCCCGTGCCTGTTCCCGTGCCACAAGCTGTGCGTGTACCATATCCTCAACCCTACCCAGTTCAAGTGCCAGTAGTAAGACAAGTGCCAGTACCAGTTGTTAAGATCCAGCACGTCAAAGTCGACCGACCAGTGCCATATCCAGTTGAGAAGATCGTGAAAGTACCATTTGAAAAAGTCGTTGAAGTACCAGTTGACCACCCAGTACCTGTTGAGAGAATCGTTGAGATTCCTgtggtaaaattaattaaagtaccGGTGCCTATTGTCAAGAATTACCCCGTACCTGTTGTTAAGACCCTTCACCACAAAGCTGTCAGCCATGGCCATGGATGGTCCAAGGGCTACGGACACGGCTCCAGCCATGGTCACGGTCATGGCCATGGATTGTCCCTGTGGTAg